One segment of Chloroflexota bacterium DNA contains the following:
- a CDS encoding DUF3068 domain-containing protein encodes MDERKNMASTKKRTGIALAAAGVALVIFGVVWVTIIFPDLTKVPDDLDKTVQYDGVVTMIDSQTYQPLSYDVIVTRRCEAVRCRGDVIYIREDITFVDRETGQEIVSLGDSDLLAVHRVSRANVPHQGDESREGLWQFPLNVKAGQNSQIRGLIREPEAMQIHFYTNLPGG; translated from the coding sequence AGGAAGAATATGGCTTCAACAAAGAAACGAACTGGGATAGCTCTGGCCGCAGCCGGAGTAGCTCTAGTCATCTTTGGAGTAGTTTGGGTCACCATCATATTTCCTGATCTGACGAAGGTGCCTGATGACCTGGACAAGACAGTGCAGTACGATGGGGTGGTGACCATGATCGATTCCCAAACATACCAGCCTTTGAGTTACGATGTGATCGTTACTCGCAGATGCGAGGCAGTCCGCTGTCGAGGCGACGTGATCTACATTCGGGAAGATATTACCTTCGTAGATAGGGAAACGGGGCAGGAGATTGTATCACTTGGGGACAGCGATTTGCTGGCAGTGCACAGAGTATCCCGTGCCAATGTCCCGCACCAGGGTGATGAAAGCAGGGAGGGCTTATGGCAATTCCCTTTGAACGTCAAGGCTGGCCAGAACTCCCAAATCCGTGGATTGATAAGGGAACCTGAAGCTATGCAGATTCACTTTTATACCAACCTTCCGGGTGGTTGA